Part of the Sinorhizobium terangae genome is shown below.
ACCTGCATTTCTGGATCTTGAACGACATCATCTGGCGCAAGACCAATCCGATGCCGAACTTCAAGGGCCGCCGTTTCCAGAATGCGCATGAAACGCTGATCTGGGCGACGCCGAACGCAAAGGCCAAGGGCTACACCTTCAACTACGAAGCCATGAAGGCGGCAAATGACGACGTTCAGATGCGCTCCGACTGGCTGTTCCCGATCTGCTCCGGCGCCGAGCGTCTGAAGGGTGACGATGGCAAGAAGGTGCATCCAACGCAGAAGCCGGAAGCCTTGCTTGCCCGTATCCTGATGGCCTCGACCAAGCCCGGCGACGTCGTGCTCGATCCCTTCTTCGGCTCCGGCACCACCGGTGCCGTCGCCAAGCGCCTCGGCCGCCATTTCGTCGGCATCGAGCGCGAGCAGGATTATATCGATGCCGCGGCGGAACGCATCGCCGCCGTCGAGCCGCTCGGTAAGGCGACGCTTTCCGTCATGACGGGCAAGAAGGCAGAGCCGCGCGTTGCCTTCAACACGCTGATCGAAAGCGGGCTGATCAAGCCCGGCGCAGTTCTGACCGATGCCAAGCGTCGCTACAGCGCGATCGTGCGCGCGGACGGAACGCTTGCCTCGGGTGGCGAGGCCGGTTCCATCCACCGCCTTGGCGCGAAGGTACAGGGCCTTGATGCCTGCAACGGATGGACATTCTGGCACTTCGAAGAGGGCGACAGCCTGAAGCCGATCGACGAACTCCGATCCGTCATTCGAAATGACCTGGCAAAACTGAACTGATCAACCAGTTCCGCTCGGGTCTTCGAAAAGCGCTCCATCCGGTTTTTGTACCTTCAGTCCCGGAGGGAGAGCTTTAAACGCCCGGAATCCGATGAGGATTCCGGGCGTTTGTATGAAGTAGGAACGGCCCTTCATCCGGCCTGCCGGCCACCTTCTCCCCGCTTTTGCGGGGAGACGATCGCATACGCTCCGGGCCATAGAATCGCTGGTTTTTGGAACAGCGAGGCCCCGGCTGCTGTTCGCAGCCAGGGCTCCATGCCAAAAAGCAAACAATCAGAGGAAGAAGTCGTCGACCCGCAGGCTGGAGACGCCGTTTACCTTGATCTGGAAATCGGCGTAGCCGTCGCCATTGACATCGCCCGAGACGACGCCGGAGCGGAAATTCAACTCGCCCGCCTCGCCGGAAAAGCCGCGGCTGCCGATGAAGGTAAAACTCTGGTTTCCGCTCCAGGTCGTGTCGGCGTCGATCGTCGAAAGGTCGATGACGTCCCATTCCGACCGGTGGAAGTCGGCGATCACGTCGCGCCGGCTGCCGACGGCCGATTCGCTGATCGAGTTAAAATCGAAGCTGTCGGTGCCGGTGCCGCCGTTGAGATAGTCGAAGCCGGTGCCGCCGCGCAGGATATCGGCGCCCGAACCACCATAGAGATCGTCGTCGCCGGTGCCGCCATCGAGGAAATCGTCGCCGCCGAGGCCTTCGAGAATGTCGTGGCCGCCGAGCCCACGCAGCACATTGGCGACCGAGCTGCCGGTGATGTCGTCATGGCCGTAGTTGGTGCCCGTCGCATTCTCGATGCTGATCAGGTCTTCCCGGCGGCCGGTGCCGGTGGTCGCATATTTGTAGCCGAGGTCAATCGTCACGCCCCGGCCGCGCTCCGAACCGAAGCTGTCCTGCAGTTGATAGCTGATGGTGTCGACGCCGGTGCCGCCGTTGAAGTAGTTCTTGAACCCGACGGAAAGGAAGGTGTCGTTGCCGCTATCGCCGTAATAGTCGCTGGCATAGGTTTCGATCTCGAAGCGGTCGTTGCCGCTGCCGCCGTAAACCACGTCGTAGGAGCTGGCGTCACGGACACGGGCATCGGCGATATAAAGATCGTCGCCGGCGCCCATGAAGATATCGTTGCCGCCCTCGAAGTAATTAACGACGACATCGTTGCCGTATCCCGCATCGACGAAGTTATATCCGCCGTAACTGTCGGTCCTGTTCAGATAAATCTGATCGTTTCCATCAAGGGCATAGATCTCTACCGAGATATAGCCGTTCTGGACGATCTTGTCGCTGTAGTTCGTGCCGTAGATACGCGTGGCCATGGAACAGAACCTTTCATAGTGGGCGTCGAATTCTGGTCCTGATCATGAACGGCGCGAGCTGAATGGCGGCTGAACCGATTGTGGCGCTTTGATGATTTTACAGCCAGTACGGGCATCCCCGAACGGTCTTAGTGCTGTATGCCATAGCAGGCGAGATCGACCTTCAGCTTCTCGGCGTCGGTGAAGTGAACCGCGTGCCAACCCGCAGTGCGCGCGCCCTCCACATTGGCCATGCTGTCGTCGATGAAGAGCGTGGCGGCGGGCTCCAGATCGAAGGCTTTCGCATGGGCCCGATAGATCGCGACTTCCGGCTTGATCAGGCCGACATCGCCGGAGACCGTCACGCCGCGTGCCAGCGTCAGGAAGGGATAAAGCTTCTGGGCCTCGCGGAAGGTGTCCGACGCAAAATTGGTAAGCATGGTGACGTCGCGCCCTTCGGCGATCAGTCCCTCCATCAGGGAAACGGTCTCGACATAGGCATGCGGCACCATCTCGTGCCAGCATTTGCGAAACGCCCGAATCTGGTCCTCGCGATCCGGGTGTACCCGAACCAAAATCTCCTCCGCTTCTTCCCACGAGCGTCCTCGATCCTGCTCGACGTTCCAGTCATGGGTGCAGACATTGGCGAAGAACCAGTTGCGCTCGGCTTCATCCGGAATGATGCGGCAGTAGGGAAGACGCGGATCGTAATGGATCAACACCTTGCCGATGTCGAAGACGATGTGGCGGATGTTTGCGCTGCTCATCGGCAATCCTTAGATGTTTCAAAGTCCTGTGCGGGGAAACTGATGAAAACGCTTCTCGCCTGAGCCTAGCTTCGCTCGGTCTTGAAGGCGTTTGGTATAGCCTGGGCGATTGCCTTTTTCATGACGGTTGGCAATGCTTGCGCCCCGAGCGATGCGACCGGCTCCCACCATCCGTTCGTTCCCGTCTCGGGGCGCTGAACATTGGCGCGGTAGACCGACAGGCGCAACTTGAAATGCGTAAAAACATGCGTGATCGTTCCGCAGGCCTCCCAAGGCGCGGCAAACGGTTGGGCATCGACCGAGGTTTCGCCGTCGTGGCGGGCGGTCCATCCCGTTCCGGGCACCTCGGTCATACCGCCGAGAAGGCCGGTGTCGGCGCGCTTCCGCAGATAGACGGCGTTCGAGCGGTTGATCGCCACGAATGCGGCGCCGAGGCGCAGCGGTTTTTGCCTCTTTTCCGCCTTGCGTGGAAAGGTTTCGGGGTCGGCCGTTGCAAGCGCCATACAGCTTGCGCGGAAGGGACAGAGCGAGCAGGCCGGCCTTTTCGGCGTGCAGATCGTCGCGCCGAGATCCATCATCGCCTGCGCGAAGTCACCCGGGCGGTCCTCAGGCGTCAGGGCAAGGACTCGCGCCCGCATTTCCGGCTTGGCCGCCGGCAGTGGCGTTTCGATGGCGTAGAGCCGCGAGATCACGCGCTCGACATTGCCGTCGAGAACGGCGCTTCGGCGGTTGAAGGCGATCGCCGCGACTGCCGCCGCCGTGTAGCCGCCGATACCGGGAAGTGCTTTCAGCGTGTCCTCACTGTCCGGAAAGCGTCCGCCGTGCTCGGCCGCCACCGCTTCGGCACATTTCTTCAAGTTGCGCGCACGGGCGTAATAGCCGAGCCCAGCCCAAGCTTTCATCACGTCTTCGGTATCCGCAGCGGCAAGATCGTTGATCGTCGGCCACAGCGTCAGGAACTTGTTGAAATAGGCCTTGACCGCCTGGACGGTGGTCTGCTGCAGCATGACCTCGGACAGCCAGACGTGGTAAGGATCGGCGATGACGCCCTTTCGCGCCATTGGCGGCGAGACCCGCCAAGGAAGATCGCGGTGGTGGCGATCGTACCAGTCGAGAAGAAGAAAGGTGGCGTCCGCCGCCGGGGTGTCGTGCTTCATTTGCCGGGGAATCCTTTTCCGGCCTATAGTTGGATGACGTCACTACAGCGCCGCGCGTCTTATGACACGCGCAAAGGACGCTGTAGCACTTTGAATTGCTGCATGTTTTTATCCTTAAATCGGCTACGATTTAAGGAAACATGCAGTAGCCTTCAAGGCGCAATCGGAACTGCAAACAGAAAGTCGTGCCGGTGAATCAAGAGAAGGCCCGCAGGGGCGTCGTCCAGATCAGCGAGGTCGCAAACGGCCTGATCGACCCGGTGCTCGCCAAGCGCGCGGGCATCAACACCATGCTGCTGGGCTCCTGGGACGAAATCGCCGGTCCGGAGTTTGCCGACTGTACACGGCCGGAAAAAATCGCCTGGCCGCGCCGTGCTTCTGAGATGGGCGGCGAGGGCGGCCATCAGCCTGGCGTTCTGACCGTCGCCTGCGAGGGCGCGAGAGCGCTTTTCCTGACCCACGCCCAGGGCGAACTGATCCAGCGGATCAACGGGTTTTTCGGTTTCTACGCGATCGGTCAGGTCCGGATCGTGCAGAAGCCGGTTGCAGCCGCACCCAAGCCGTCCCGTCGTCAGCGTCCGCTCGTCGGCGAGCCTGCGCGAAAGCTCGAAGCCATGGTGGAAGGTGTGGAAAGCGAGGCGCTGAAGGCCGCGCTCCGGCGTCTTGGTACATCAGTGTTTTCGTCGCGCAGGAAGGAAACGTGATCTTCAAGCGGTCACGTTTCTTTGAATTCAGTTGAGACGGCGCCCCTTGTCGCCTCCAGCAAGGCAAGTTATCGAATTCGCAATTTAATTTTCCCTCACAGAACACGGGTCACATTCATGTCCGCTTCCGAAAAGAGCCTTTCGAAACGCCTTCTGGGCGGTGCCGCCGTCGCCGCGCTCGCCCTGATGCTCGCCGCCTGCAGCGAGGAGAAGAAGGAGACGGCTTCGACTGCGCCGACTGAAACCAGCGCGACCACGGAGGCGACGACAACTGCGTCCACGCCGGCAGCACCCGCC
Proteins encoded:
- a CDS encoding site-specific DNA-methyltransferase — protein: MSSVVSLAEISRAARPLNWLDSIIKGDCVAALNALPDNSVDVVFADPPYNLQLGGMLHRPDQSLVDAVDDDWDQFASFEAYDAFTRAWLLACRRVLKPTGTLWVIGSYHNIFRVGAILQDLHFWILNDIIWRKTNPMPNFKGRRFQNAHETLIWATPNAKAKGYTFNYEAMKAANDDVQMRSDWLFPICSGAERLKGDDGKKVHPTQKPEALLARILMASTKPGDVVLDPFFGSGTTGAVAKRLGRHFVGIEREQDYIDAAAERIAAVEPLGKATLSVMTGKKAEPRVAFNTLIESGLIKPGAVLTDAKRRYSAIVRADGTLASGGEAGSIHRLGAKVQGLDACNGWTFWHFEEGDSLKPIDELRSVIRNDLAKLN
- a CDS encoding calcium-binding protein produces the protein MATRIYGTNYSDKIVQNGYISVEIYALDGNDQIYLNRTDSYGGYNFVDAGYGNDVVVNYFEGGNDIFMGAGDDLYIADARVRDASSYDVVYGGSGNDRFEIETYASDYYGDSGNDTFLSVGFKNYFNGGTGVDTISYQLQDSFGSERGRGVTIDLGYKYATTGTGRREDLISIENATGTNYGHDDITGSSVANVLRGLGGHDILEGLGGDDFLDGGTGDDDLYGGSGADILRGGTGFDYLNGGTGTDSFDFNSISESAVGSRRDVIADFHRSEWDVIDLSTIDADTTWSGNQSFTFIGSRGFSGEAGELNFRSGVVSGDVNGDGYADFQIKVNGVSSLRVDDFFL
- a CDS encoding HAD family hydrolase, translating into MSSANIRHIVFDIGKVLIHYDPRLPYCRIIPDEAERNWFFANVCTHDWNVEQDRGRSWEEAEEILVRVHPDREDQIRAFRKCWHEMVPHAYVETVSLMEGLIAEGRDVTMLTNFASDTFREAQKLYPFLTLARGVTVSGDVGLIKPEVAIYRAHAKAFDLEPAATLFIDDSMANVEGARTAGWHAVHFTDAEKLKVDLACYGIQH
- the mutY gene encoding A/G-specific adenine glycosylase encodes the protein MKHDTPAADATFLLLDWYDRHHRDLPWRVSPPMARKGVIADPYHVWLSEVMLQQTTVQAVKAYFNKFLTLWPTINDLAAADTEDVMKAWAGLGYYARARNLKKCAEAVAAEHGGRFPDSEDTLKALPGIGGYTAAAVAAIAFNRRSAVLDGNVERVISRLYAIETPLPAAKPEMRARVLALTPEDRPGDFAQAMMDLGATICTPKRPACSLCPFRASCMALATADPETFPRKAEKRQKPLRLGAAFVAINRSNAVYLRKRADTGLLGGMTEVPGTGWTARHDGETSVDAQPFAAPWEACGTITHVFTHFKLRLSVYRANVQRPETGTNGWWEPVASLGAQALPTVMKKAIAQAIPNAFKTERS
- a CDS encoding DUF721 domain-containing protein, with amino-acid sequence MNQEKARRGVVQISEVANGLIDPVLAKRAGINTMLLGSWDEIAGPEFADCTRPEKIAWPRRASEMGGEGGHQPGVLTVACEGARALFLTHAQGELIQRINGFFGFYAIGQVRIVQKPVAAAPKPSRRQRPLVGEPARKLEAMVEGVESEALKAALRRLGTSVFSSRRKET